From Arthrobacter sp. FW306-2-2C-D06B, a single genomic window includes:
- a CDS encoding alkaline phosphatase family protein has product MSPAARPRIILLGIDGLRWDLASESPSASTLRSLAAEGDHRDMTMDVPTLSGPGWSSLLTGTDHAQHGVRDNTFVGHRLFGHPDLLSRAFYQDTSTRTFAAAGWPPLVSPEGLGPVIHQRLEQQKAGLHTVVSRDGETHGFIRIDAEIADFTLAALNSRKVPDVAFVYFCDVDDAGHVYGALSPQYQEALARVDGHVARIWNAVGNRAADHGEEWLLVVVADHGHVDAGGHGGDSPEERASFILRWASGGDLSPWPAVVAPHQLAGLLLAERAADR; this is encoded by the coding sequence ATGAGCCCCGCCGCCCGGCCCCGCATCATCCTGCTGGGCATCGACGGGCTCCGCTGGGACCTGGCCTCGGAATCGCCCTCCGCCTCCACCCTGAGGTCCCTGGCCGCTGAAGGCGACCACCGGGACATGACCATGGACGTCCCCACGCTGTCCGGCCCGGGCTGGTCCTCCCTCCTGACCGGGACTGATCACGCACAGCACGGCGTCCGGGACAACACCTTCGTGGGGCACCGCCTCTTCGGCCACCCCGACTTGCTGTCCCGGGCCTTCTACCAGGACACCTCCACCCGGACGTTCGCCGCGGCGGGCTGGCCACCGCTGGTCTCCCCGGAAGGGCTGGGTCCCGTCATCCATCAACGGCTGGAGCAGCAGAAGGCCGGGCTGCACACGGTGGTCTCACGCGACGGCGAGACGCACGGCTTCATCCGGATCGATGCCGAGATCGCCGACTTCACCCTCGCCGCACTGAACTCCCGCAAAGTGCCGGACGTCGCCTTCGTGTACTTCTGCGATGTGGACGACGCCGGGCACGTCTATGGCGCTCTCAGCCCGCAGTACCAGGAGGCGCTGGCCCGGGTGGACGGTCACGTGGCCCGCATTTGGAACGCAGTCGGGAACCGCGCGGCCGATCATGGCGAAGAATGGCTGCTCGTGGTGGTCGCGGATCACGGACACGTGGACGCCGGCGGACACGGCGGGGACTCCCCGGAGGAACGGGCATCGTTCATCCTCCGCTGGGCGAGCGGCGGGGACCTCAGCCCCTGGCCCGCAGTCGTGGCACCGCATCAACTGGCCGGCCTGCTGCTCGCCGAGAGGGCTGCGGACCGCTGA
- a CDS encoding HAD family hydrolase, with product MMPAAVLFDMDGTLVDTERLWWDTVAEVASGLGRTLGLEDGPDVLGRPSGHTATHLLATMPSAGAPSAEELSVRLDEAFTELVAQEMVARPGAMDLLRLLAEERIPAAIVSASPRRVVELVRDRLGRELFTLVVAVEDTSASKPAPDPYLEAARRLGAEPADCVVVEDSPVGVAAAEAAGCPVVVVPSTVPIDAAPGRTLLGSLADVTLAVLAEAREGAR from the coding sequence ATGATGCCCGCAGCCGTACTCTTCGACATGGACGGGACCCTCGTGGACACCGAACGCCTCTGGTGGGACACTGTGGCGGAGGTGGCGTCCGGACTAGGCCGCACGCTGGGACTCGAAGACGGGCCCGACGTCCTGGGCCGCCCGTCCGGGCACACAGCCACCCACCTCCTGGCCACCATGCCCTCCGCGGGCGCCCCGAGCGCGGAGGAGCTCTCTGTCCGGCTCGATGAGGCCTTCACCGAGCTGGTGGCACAGGAGATGGTAGCCCGTCCCGGGGCCATGGACCTCCTCCGGCTCCTAGCCGAGGAGCGGATCCCCGCGGCCATCGTCTCCGCCTCGCCGCGCCGCGTCGTGGAACTGGTCCGGGATCGGTTGGGCCGTGAACTGTTCACGCTGGTGGTGGCCGTCGAGGATACTTCCGCGTCCAAGCCGGCCCCTGACCCCTATCTGGAAGCGGCCCGGCGGCTGGGAGCCGAGCCCGCCGACTGTGTGGTGGTAGAGGACTCCCCCGTCGGCGTCGCCGCGGCGGAAGCGGCGGGGTGCCCCGTCGTCGTCGTGCCCTCCACCGTCCCGATAGACGCGGCTCCAGGCCGCACGCTCCTCGGCTCACTCGCAGACGTCACGCTCGCCGTCCTGGCGGAAGCCCGGGAGGGAGCCCGATGA
- a CDS encoding ABC transporter substrate-binding protein, which translates to MNTTLRRAGAAAGAAALLLAGLAACSSGTTSTSMSRDGATDWKIAPSAEAGGGMEALIAAAKKEGKLNAIALPNDWANYGEVISAFEKKYGIKVEVENPDASSADELNAVSSRKGQDRSPDVIDVGHDFDVQAAKQGLLTPYRVASFGKIQDSQKDAAGLWYNDMGGYVSIGCDASRVAKCPTKFSELTDPQYKGKVALTGNPAKSSSAYSAVFAAALANGGSFDDVQPGLDFFTKLKQTGNFNPVEATPATMEKGETPIAVVWDYRNAAYADELKAKGIEWKVAIPEDGVFSLYYSQAIVKWAPHPAAARLWQEFLYSTEGQNLWLKGYARPVLLPAMIADGTVDKTALTRLPKIPQDKASYPSEEQGKKAKSIVSDGWTKAVS; encoded by the coding sequence ATGAACACCACCCTTCGCCGTGCTGGCGCCGCCGCCGGTGCCGCCGCCTTACTGCTGGCAGGACTGGCCGCCTGCTCATCCGGGACCACCAGCACCTCCATGTCCAGGGACGGCGCCACCGACTGGAAGATCGCCCCCTCCGCCGAGGCCGGAGGCGGCATGGAGGCCCTGATCGCCGCCGCCAAGAAGGAAGGCAAGCTCAACGCAATCGCTCTCCCGAACGACTGGGCCAACTACGGCGAGGTCATCTCCGCCTTCGAGAAGAAGTACGGCATCAAGGTGGAGGTGGAGAACCCGGACGCCTCCAGCGCAGACGAACTCAACGCCGTGTCCTCCCGGAAGGGCCAGGACCGCTCTCCGGACGTCATCGACGTCGGGCATGACTTCGATGTCCAGGCCGCTAAGCAGGGCCTGCTCACCCCGTACCGGGTGGCTTCCTTCGGCAAGATCCAGGACTCCCAGAAAGATGCCGCAGGTCTCTGGTACAACGACATGGGGGGCTACGTCTCCATCGGCTGCGACGCAAGCCGGGTGGCCAAGTGCCCCACTAAGTTTTCCGAACTGACCGACCCGCAGTACAAGGGTAAGGTGGCCCTGACCGGCAATCCCGCCAAGTCGTCCTCGGCCTACAGCGCCGTGTTCGCGGCCGCACTCGCCAATGGCGGGTCCTTCGACGACGTCCAGCCCGGCCTCGACTTCTTCACCAAGCTGAAGCAGACCGGCAACTTCAACCCTGTCGAGGCCACTCCCGCCACCATGGAGAAGGGCGAGACGCCCATCGCCGTCGTTTGGGACTACCGGAACGCCGCCTACGCCGATGAGCTGAAGGCAAAGGGCATCGAGTGGAAGGTCGCCATCCCGGAGGACGGCGTGTTCTCCCTCTACTACTCCCAGGCCATCGTGAAATGGGCTCCGCACCCGGCCGCCGCCCGCCTCTGGCAGGAATTCCTCTACAGCACCGAGGGCCAGAACCTCTGGCTTAAGGGCTACGCCCGCCCGGTCCTCCTGCCAGCCATGATCGCCGACGGCACCGTGGACAAGACCGCCCTGACGCGGCTGCCCAAGATCCCCCAGGACAAGGCCAGCTACCCCTCGGAGGAGCAGGGCAAGAAGGCCAAGTCCATCGTGTCCGATGGCTGGACGAAGGCCGTCTCCTAA
- a CDS encoding ABC transporter permease subunit encodes MALLTAARGPRVRRIAPEPRLGRTIALAAAGVYFLVPLLCALAFTVGLGDPRQKPGLDAYTAIFTADGLARSLGLTLLLAGATIILVFGLLLPALLAVRLAAPRAKALVAVVCMLPLVVPAVALGAGITTVLRWATDWLYDTPGFPLLAALQQPAFPIILVLPYTLMALPLAYTTLEAGLNAIQVKVLVEAARSCRASWFRTLFLVILPNLREALLNTAFLTIAMVLGEYAVSALLGFQPFAVWTVAISGSHAQLSVAVSMVGLIGTWLILLAVAKLGRSNASKETP; translated from the coding sequence ATGGCTCTCCTGACCGCCGCCCGCGGGCCCCGGGTCCGCCGCATCGCCCCCGAACCGCGGCTGGGGCGCACTATCGCCCTCGCCGCGGCGGGCGTCTACTTCCTGGTCCCCCTGCTCTGTGCCCTGGCCTTCACCGTTGGCCTCGGCGACCCCCGGCAGAAGCCGGGCCTGGACGCCTACACCGCCATCTTCACCGCGGACGGCCTAGCCCGGAGCCTAGGCCTGACCCTGCTTCTGGCCGGCGCCACTATCATTCTGGTCTTCGGCCTCCTGCTTCCCGCTCTCCTGGCCGTGCGCCTGGCCGCGCCTCGCGCGAAAGCCCTGGTCGCCGTCGTCTGCATGCTCCCACTGGTGGTGCCCGCGGTGGCCCTGGGCGCCGGAATCACCACCGTGCTGCGCTGGGCCACCGACTGGCTCTACGACACCCCGGGCTTCCCGCTGCTCGCTGCCCTGCAGCAACCCGCTTTCCCGATCATCCTGGTACTCCCCTACACCCTCATGGCCCTCCCTCTGGCCTACACCACCCTGGAGGCAGGCCTGAACGCCATCCAGGTGAAGGTCCTGGTGGAAGCGGCACGGTCCTGCAGGGCGTCATGGTTCCGGACCCTGTTCCTGGTGATTCTGCCCAACCTCCGGGAGGCGCTGCTGAACACAGCCTTCCTGACCATCGCCATGGTGCTCGGCGAGTACGCCGTGTCCGCACTGCTCGGCTTCCAGCCCTTCGCCGTCTGGACCGTCGCCATCAGCGGATCCCACGCCCAGCTTTCCGTCGCCGTCTCCATGGTCGGCCTGATCGGAACCTGGCTCATCCTTCTCGCGGTCGCGAAACTCGGCCGTTCCAACGCCTCCAAGGAGACCCCATGA
- a CDS encoding MFS transporter: protein MLVTTRTKTKLAEMDGAVVEPEQLRRATLASSVGSALEYYDFYIYGLASALIFGPLFFKPLGESGALIASFATYGVGFAARPFGGIFFGFIGDRFGRKMVLLMTIGMMGLASFAIGLLPTFDQAGMLGAVLLVTLRIVQGLGAGAEQAGATTLISEVAPPKRRGYFASLPFVGIQLGTLLGAGTFALIGMANKSVLEGWLWRVPFLASIVLIVVAVFIRLKLKETPVFQELEKHKNVVKNPVGELWKHSKKNVLVGIGLRMGENGNSSIYSALLISFMSVKEGVFPGDKFIGPVGLLIAAGFAAVMVVTFGALSDRIGRVKVYRYGALFQAIFAIPAFYLVTLGNVTLVWAVMVVGIALGVQSMLGPQCPLLPELFGSQYRFTGVALSRELSAVLAGGLVPLVGVALLAATGNSWVVLAVYSLVLALISYVTTFFTPETAGRDLLSLEDAK from the coding sequence GTGCTTGTGACAACTCGTACTAAGACAAAGCTTGCTGAGATGGACGGCGCGGTCGTTGAGCCGGAACAGCTGCGAAGGGCAACGCTTGCCAGTTCCGTAGGATCCGCCCTGGAGTACTACGACTTCTACATTTATGGCCTGGCTTCGGCCCTGATCTTCGGACCGCTGTTCTTCAAGCCTTTGGGTGAAAGCGGCGCATTGATCGCGTCGTTCGCCACCTATGGCGTTGGATTCGCGGCGCGGCCCTTCGGTGGGATCTTCTTCGGATTCATCGGAGACCGCTTCGGCCGCAAGATGGTTCTTCTCATGACCATCGGCATGATGGGCCTTGCCAGCTTCGCGATCGGCTTGCTGCCTACTTTCGACCAGGCGGGCATGCTCGGGGCTGTCCTGCTGGTGACGCTCCGCATTGTCCAGGGCCTGGGCGCTGGAGCCGAACAAGCGGGCGCAACCACGCTGATCTCCGAAGTCGCTCCGCCCAAGCGCCGCGGCTACTTCGCTTCGCTGCCGTTCGTAGGCATCCAGCTTGGAACCCTCCTCGGCGCCGGCACCTTTGCGCTCATTGGCATGGCCAACAAAAGCGTGCTCGAAGGCTGGCTGTGGCGTGTGCCTTTCCTCGCCAGCATCGTTCTGATCGTCGTCGCAGTCTTCATCCGTCTCAAGCTGAAGGAAACTCCGGTGTTCCAGGAGCTTGAGAAGCACAAGAACGTGGTGAAGAACCCTGTTGGCGAGCTTTGGAAGCACTCCAAAAAGAATGTGCTGGTGGGCATCGGTCTCCGCATGGGCGAAAACGGCAACTCTTCGATCTACTCGGCATTGCTCATCTCCTTTATGTCCGTCAAGGAAGGCGTCTTCCCGGGCGACAAGTTCATCGGACCGGTCGGCCTGCTGATCGCCGCCGGATTTGCCGCCGTCATGGTGGTCACCTTCGGTGCCTTGTCTGACCGTATTGGTCGAGTGAAGGTTTACCGCTATGGGGCCCTGTTCCAGGCAATCTTCGCGATTCCCGCCTTCTACCTGGTGACCCTCGGCAACGTGACCCTTGTGTGGGCCGTCATGGTTGTCGGCATCGCCCTTGGCGTGCAGTCCATGCTTGGCCCGCAGTGCCCGCTGCTGCCCGAGCTCTTCGGCTCGCAGTACCGGTTCACCGGTGTGGCCTTGAGCCGCGAACTCTCTGCTGTCCTGGCCGGCGGACTCGTGCCCCTGGTCGGCGTCGCACTCCTTGCCGCGACGGGCAACTCCTGGGTGGTCCTGGCGGTCTACTCGCTGGTCCTCGCGCTGATTTCATACGTCACCACCTTCTTCACTCCGGAAACAGCCGGCCGCGACCTCCTTTCCCTGGAGGACGCGAAGTAG
- a CDS encoding methyltransferase family protein: protein MTASGDAARDKRLAKIGTALFAAAPATVAGLLPWVVTRWKVKQPVPGGLAAQSAGVLLIGVGAAVITNSFARFALEGLGTPAPFAPPQNLVVSGFYRFVRNPIYVGIGAAITGQGLLLGQPKLFGLAALGAVPVVAFVRLHEEPTLARKFGAEYEDYRANVPPWLPRLTPWQQQG, encoded by the coding sequence ATGACGGCATCCGGAGATGCGGCACGTGACAAGAGGCTGGCGAAAATCGGAACGGCGCTGTTCGCAGCCGCCCCGGCGACCGTCGCCGGTCTGTTGCCGTGGGTGGTGACCCGCTGGAAAGTGAAACAGCCCGTGCCAGGCGGACTGGCGGCCCAGAGCGCAGGTGTTCTCCTGATCGGCGTCGGGGCGGCGGTGATCACCAACTCGTTTGCACGGTTCGCTCTTGAGGGACTGGGAACGCCGGCACCCTTTGCGCCACCTCAGAACCTCGTGGTCAGCGGTTTCTACAGGTTCGTCAGGAACCCCATCTACGTGGGCATTGGCGCCGCGATCACCGGACAGGGCCTCCTGCTGGGACAGCCGAAGCTGTTCGGCCTGGCGGCTTTGGGCGCAGTTCCCGTGGTGGCCTTCGTCAGGTTGCATGAGGAGCCTACGCTGGCACGCAAGTTCGGCGCCGAGTATGAGGACTACCGTGCCAACGTCCCGCCCTGGCTGCCTCGGCTCACTCCTTGGCAGCAGCAGGGCTAG
- a CDS encoding ABC transporter permease, producing the protein MTSAAPDVVAQRAVVVADAGAQTLRREPQAPGRRAARPYAGWLGVIPLLAFAAVVLGLPVAAMAAGSITTTDDAGATEFTGANFAATFDGPYLESLMGSVRLSALTAFVATVASLPLAHAIVRSRFRGLREAVLSASGVIANFGGVPLAFAFVSTLGNAGVLTGFFGLADKGWSLYTFWGMAIVYLYFLVPLMVLTLTPALDGLKPQWREAAQNNRATGFQYWRHVGFPILFPTLLSGFVLLFGSAFSAYATAAAMVGSSIPLVTVKIASALTGDVLVGQAGIALALGMDMIVVAALVMGIQLLLQRRTSRWLS; encoded by the coding sequence ATGACCTCCGCCGCACCCGACGTCGTCGCGCAGCGCGCCGTCGTCGTCGCCGATGCGGGTGCCCAGACCCTGCGCAGGGAGCCCCAAGCTCCCGGTCGCCGGGCTGCCCGCCCCTACGCCGGCTGGCTCGGGGTCATCCCGCTGCTTGCCTTCGCCGCGGTGGTGCTTGGTCTCCCCGTGGCCGCCATGGCCGCCGGGTCAATCACCACGACCGACGACGCCGGTGCCACTGAATTCACTGGGGCCAACTTTGCAGCGACGTTCGACGGCCCCTATCTGGAAAGCCTCATGGGCAGCGTCCGCCTCTCCGCTCTCACCGCCTTCGTCGCCACGGTGGCCAGCCTTCCGCTCGCCCATGCGATCGTCCGCTCGCGTTTCCGCGGCCTGAGGGAAGCCGTACTGTCCGCCTCCGGCGTGATCGCCAACTTCGGCGGCGTACCCCTCGCCTTCGCCTTTGTCTCCACCCTTGGCAACGCCGGTGTCCTCACCGGGTTCTTCGGGCTCGCGGACAAGGGCTGGAGCCTTTACACCTTCTGGGGCATGGCCATCGTCTACTTGTACTTCCTGGTGCCCCTCATGGTGCTCACGCTGACCCCTGCATTGGACGGTCTCAAGCCTCAGTGGCGGGAAGCGGCGCAGAACAACCGAGCCACCGGCTTCCAGTACTGGCGACATGTGGGCTTCCCAATTCTGTTCCCCACCCTGCTCAGCGGCTTCGTCCTCCTGTTCGGCAGCGCTTTCAGCGCCTACGCCACAGCGGCCGCCATGGTGGGCAGTTCCATCCCGCTGGTGACCGTGAAGATCGCCTCCGCACTGACGGGCGATGTCCTGGTGGGGCAGGCCGGCATTGCCCTCGCTCTAGGAATGGACATGATCGTCGTGGCTGCCTTGGTGATGGGCATCCAGCTCCTGCTGCAGCGAAGGACCTCCCGATGGCTCTCCTGA
- a CDS encoding D-2-hydroxyacid dehydrogenase encodes MMNTMTTDELTIAIAVPLEVEHVERIRAVDPSITVLYEPELLPPERFPADHSGDPDFKRTPEQEERYWSMLNKAQILYGFPNENPAGLARIAQSNPHLQWIHAMAAGAGGAVKASGLDSETLQKFKVTTSAGVHALPLAEFAALGILNGFKRSAELAQDQAAKVWPELRTPTKLVNGSKLVVTGLGEIGLETARIARALGMKVSGTKRNVEAIEGIDQVADNDGLAGLLATADAVVNTLPGTPYTERLFSREVFSAMKPGTVFVNVGRGTVVDEEALLEALDNGQVSYACLDVFAVEPLPQDSPLWNHPKVMVSPHTSALSAAENRLIAERFASNLRTFLDGGELPHLVDTVHFY; translated from the coding sequence ATGATGAACACCATGACGACTGATGAACTCACCATCGCGATCGCAGTCCCGCTCGAAGTCGAGCATGTGGAGCGTATCCGCGCCGTAGATCCGAGCATTACGGTGCTCTACGAACCCGAGCTGCTTCCTCCGGAACGTTTCCCGGCCGACCACTCCGGCGATCCCGACTTCAAGCGGACTCCCGAACAAGAGGAACGCTACTGGTCGATGTTGAACAAGGCCCAGATCCTCTACGGTTTTCCCAACGAGAATCCGGCCGGCCTGGCCCGCATTGCCCAGAGCAACCCGCACCTGCAGTGGATCCACGCCATGGCCGCAGGTGCCGGTGGCGCCGTGAAGGCCTCCGGCCTCGACAGCGAGACGTTGCAGAAGTTCAAGGTCACCACCTCCGCGGGCGTGCACGCCCTTCCGCTGGCCGAGTTCGCGGCCCTGGGGATCCTCAACGGCTTCAAGCGCAGCGCGGAACTTGCACAGGACCAGGCCGCCAAGGTCTGGCCTGAGCTGCGGACCCCTACCAAGCTTGTGAACGGCTCCAAGCTAGTCGTCACGGGTCTCGGCGAAATTGGCCTTGAGACGGCCCGCATCGCCCGCGCACTCGGGATGAAGGTGAGCGGAACCAAGCGGAACGTCGAAGCGATCGAAGGGATCGACCAGGTCGCGGACAACGATGGCCTGGCCGGACTCCTGGCGACGGCCGACGCCGTCGTCAACACCCTCCCCGGCACGCCGTACACGGAGAGACTCTTCAGCCGTGAAGTCTTCTCGGCAATGAAGCCCGGCACGGTTTTTGTCAACGTTGGCCGCGGAACCGTGGTTGATGAAGAGGCCCTTCTGGAAGCCCTGGACAACGGCCAGGTGTCCTACGCCTGCCTGGACGTCTTCGCCGTCGAGCCGCTCCCCCAGGACAGCCCACTGTGGAACCATCCCAAGGTCATGGTCTCTCCGCACACCTCGGCACTCAGCGCGGCCGAGAACCGCCTCATTGCCGAGCGCTTCGCCAGCAACCTGCGCACCTTCCTCGACGGCGGGGAACTCCCCCACCTCGTGGACACGGTGCACTTCTACTAA
- a CDS encoding GntR family transcriptional regulator yields MGDEASEWGGGRMKTEDAQYRKLAANMRREIEAGEFGTNGRLPSEESLAQQYGVSRGTVRNALALLRANGLVTSRRGTRRVVLGTARTQSFQELLSFTAWARAQGEEPGARTMHSRVRPATVAEREVLQLDAGDEVTEVLRLRLLGRVPVMLERTVYPSRVGAVIERLAADSLSHTEVFDASGVVFADSEHTIDVVAADQTDVEALGCVEGTGLLREIRRATDPAGVPLLWSEDRFLPGTVSFAVHNSAAVSSLARRRGIR; encoded by the coding sequence ATGGGTGACGAGGCATCGGAATGGGGTGGCGGGCGGATGAAGACCGAGGACGCTCAGTACAGGAAGTTGGCAGCCAATATGCGCCGCGAGATCGAGGCGGGCGAGTTTGGGACCAACGGACGGCTCCCCAGCGAGGAGAGCCTGGCTCAGCAGTACGGGGTGTCCCGGGGTACCGTGCGCAACGCTCTTGCCCTGCTGCGGGCCAACGGCCTAGTGACCTCCCGGCGCGGGACCCGGCGCGTGGTCCTGGGAACGGCGCGGACCCAGAGCTTCCAGGAGCTCCTGAGTTTCACGGCCTGGGCCCGGGCGCAGGGGGAGGAGCCCGGCGCCCGCACCATGCACAGCCGCGTCCGCCCAGCAACCGTCGCCGAAAGGGAGGTCCTCCAGCTCGACGCCGGGGATGAGGTCACCGAGGTCCTCCGGCTGAGGCTCCTCGGCCGGGTCCCCGTGATGCTGGAGCGCACTGTCTATCCGTCCAGGGTCGGCGCGGTGATCGAGCGGCTAGCCGCGGACTCCCTCTCTCATACCGAGGTCTTCGACGCCTCCGGCGTCGTGTTCGCAGACAGTGAGCACACCATCGACGTCGTGGCCGCCGATCAGACCGACGTCGAGGCCCTGGGCTGCGTCGAAGGTACGGGCCTGCTTCGGGAGATCCGCCGGGCCACCGATCCTGCGGGCGTGCCCCTGCTGTGGTCAGAGGACAGATTCCTACCGGGAACGGTGTCCTTCGCGGTGCACAATTCTGCGGCGGTCAGTTCGCTTGCCCGCCGACGCGGAATCCGCTGA
- a CDS encoding ABC transporter ATP-binding protein, protein MTVSALDPRPAATGTAGATLEFRGLRRSFGATTALDGLDLTLNPGEMLALLGPSGCGKTTALRMVAGFETPDSGEVLVDGVDVTGTPSHRRDIGMVFQSYSLFPHLSAADNVAFGMRMQGSPRAKRRARAQELLQLVGLPSQGGRYPGQLSGGQQQRVALARALALEPRVLLLDEPLSALDAKVRQSLREEIRRLQLELGITALFVTHDQEEALSIADRVAVMRAGRLEQCATPAELYNSPATPFVAGFVGTMNRLPGRLSGDGALVDVLGLRRPIQGSLPGRDGTADVEVLIRPEALTVSADPDGPAQLVAASFLGATTRLTIRLHGGRDVVADVPTTHASTLPTGARIRLGLPERPVLIDQARNEETTA, encoded by the coding sequence ATGACCGTGTCCGCCCTTGATCCGCGCCCAGCCGCCACTGGAACCGCCGGCGCCACCCTGGAATTCCGCGGACTGCGCCGCTCCTTCGGCGCCACCACGGCCCTGGACGGGCTGGACCTGACACTGAACCCCGGTGAGATGCTGGCCCTGCTGGGCCCCTCCGGCTGTGGCAAGACCACCGCTCTGCGCATGGTGGCCGGCTTCGAGACCCCGGATTCCGGGGAAGTCCTGGTGGACGGCGTAGACGTGACCGGCACACCGTCGCACCGCCGCGACATCGGCATGGTGTTCCAGTCCTACAGCCTCTTCCCGCATCTCAGCGCCGCTGACAACGTGGCGTTCGGGATGCGCATGCAGGGAAGCCCGAGGGCCAAGCGCCGCGCGCGCGCCCAGGAACTCCTGCAACTGGTGGGCCTGCCCAGCCAGGGCGGCCGTTACCCCGGCCAGCTCTCCGGAGGCCAGCAGCAGCGCGTGGCCCTCGCTCGGGCACTGGCCCTGGAACCGCGGGTACTCCTCTTGGACGAGCCACTGTCCGCCCTGGACGCCAAGGTCCGCCAGTCCCTGCGTGAGGAGATTCGCCGCCTCCAGCTGGAACTGGGCATCACCGCCCTCTTCGTCACCCACGACCAGGAGGAAGCCCTATCCATAGCGGACCGCGTTGCGGTCATGCGGGCCGGGCGCCTGGAACAGTGCGCCACACCGGCGGAGCTGTACAACTCCCCCGCTACCCCCTTCGTCGCAGGATTCGTGGGCACGATGAACCGGCTCCCGGGCCGGCTCAGCGGTGACGGCGCCCTAGTGGACGTCCTCGGCCTCAGGCGCCCCATCCAGGGGAGCCTGCCCGGCCGGGACGGTACAGCCGACGTCGAAGTCCTGATCCGTCCCGAAGCCCTCACCGTCAGCGCGGACCCGGACGGCCCGGCGCAGCTGGTGGCGGCATCATTCCTCGGCGCGACAACGCGGCTCACCATCCGACTGCACGGCGGCCGCGACGTGGTCGCGGACGTCCCCACAACCCACGCATCCACCCTCCCCACCGGGGCGCGCATCCGGCTCGGCCTGCCAGAACGCCCCGTCCTGATCGACCAGGCCCGGAACGAGGAAACCACCGCATGA
- a CDS encoding IclR family transcriptional regulator has protein sequence MADSRTPRSAEGLGSSSPAPAVTRAAAVLDALAEAPSGRLTLSDLARELGIPKSSTSNLLMALEEARLITREGADFSLGRKLVELGAAYLSRLDEVQEFYKFCEQAPTLSGETVRIAMIDGDHIIYLARYEGHPAVRLTSNIGDKMPLSLSAVGKVLLAQLHDHDIEAMFPDDVELPVMTPKSLRSAAELKAQVAAIRRQGYALEDEESTLGVVCLAVPVPTHGAHGPSLGLSVTALKATFSEEQAALMVKELKELAHSLGNPMG, from the coding sequence ATGGCCGATTCCCGCACCCCCCGTTCCGCCGAAGGACTGGGGAGCTCCTCGCCGGCGCCTGCGGTGACCCGCGCGGCCGCGGTCCTGGATGCCTTGGCCGAGGCACCTTCGGGTCGCCTGACGCTCAGCGATCTTGCGAGGGAGCTCGGGATTCCGAAGTCTTCCACGTCAAACCTGTTGATGGCTCTTGAGGAAGCCCGGCTCATTACGCGCGAAGGTGCCGACTTCTCACTTGGCAGGAAGCTGGTTGAACTTGGCGCCGCCTATCTCAGCCGCCTCGATGAAGTCCAGGAGTTCTACAAGTTCTGCGAGCAGGCACCAACGCTCTCCGGCGAAACAGTGCGGATTGCGATGATCGACGGCGATCACATCATTTACCTGGCGCGCTACGAAGGGCACCCGGCTGTCCGGCTTACGTCGAACATCGGCGACAAAATGCCGCTTTCCCTGAGCGCCGTCGGGAAGGTTCTCCTGGCCCAGCTTCACGACCATGACATCGAGGCAATGTTCCCGGACGACGTGGAGCTCCCTGTCATGACCCCGAAGTCCCTCCGGAGTGCCGCTGAGCTCAAGGCCCAGGTGGCCGCGATCCGCAGGCAGGGCTATGCCTTGGAGGACGAGGAATCCACGCTTGGCGTAGTCTGCCTTGCCGTGCCTGTGCCGACCCACGGGGCACACGGCCCCAGTCTCGGTCTGTCGGTGACAGCCCTGAAGGCCACTTTTTCCGAGGAACAGGCTGCCCTCATGGTGAAGGAACTCAAGGAGCTCGCCCACTCGCTGGGCAACCCGATGGGGTAG